Proteins encoded together in one Neobacillus sp. FSL H8-0543 window:
- a CDS encoding enoyl-CoA hydratase-related protein gives MEKILFDINDHVAIVTINREKSLNAFNYETLIELQAKVEEIRSNKSIRVVIFIGAGEKAFSVGADLKERKNLTDEQVRRNLYKINEVFTMIDQLPQPTIAAINGFAFGGGMELALACDFRIAAEEAVMGLTETGLAIIPGAGGTQRLPRLIGEARALELILTARRLSANEADTYGMLTRVVGRKELLKECLTFSAQLLANGPIAVQQAKFAIKNGMNTDLNTGLQIERKAYEVTLPTEDRLEALQAFAEKRKADFKGQ, from the coding sequence ATGGAGAAGATTCTATTTGATATAAATGACCATGTCGCAATCGTTACGATTAATCGGGAAAAATCCCTCAATGCCTTCAATTATGAAACATTGATCGAATTACAAGCGAAGGTAGAAGAAATTCGTAGCAATAAGTCTATTCGTGTGGTTATCTTCATTGGCGCAGGAGAAAAGGCATTCAGTGTCGGTGCTGATTTGAAGGAGCGCAAAAACCTTACAGATGAGCAGGTGAGACGAAACTTATATAAAATAAATGAAGTCTTTACGATGATTGACCAGCTTCCGCAGCCAACCATTGCAGCAATTAACGGGTTTGCCTTTGGTGGCGGCATGGAATTAGCCTTGGCCTGTGATTTTCGGATTGCTGCCGAAGAAGCCGTTATGGGGTTAACAGAAACGGGTCTTGCGATTATACCTGGGGCAGGCGGCACCCAGCGCTTACCAAGGTTAATCGGGGAGGCAAGGGCGCTTGAACTCATCCTAACGGCACGGAGACTGTCAGCTAACGAAGCTGACACCTATGGAATGCTAACCAGGGTTGTCGGACGGAAAGAGTTATTGAAGGAATGCCTTACATTTTCTGCACAATTACTTGCAAATGGTCCCATTGCCGTTCAGCAGGCAAAATTTGCGATTAAAAATGGAATGAATACGGATTTGAATACGGGATTGCAGATTGAACGCAAGGCATATGAAGTCACACTCCCAACTGAAGATCGACTAGAGGCACTACAGGCCTTTGCCGAAAAAAGAAAGGCGGATTTCAAAGGGCAGTAG
- a CDS encoding AzlC family ABC transporter permease produces the protein MTDFAIGKESSEFKKGLQAGISIGIGYFPIALTFGLLAKTTGLSIYEAILMSMIVFAGASQYISLSLIAYGTGIVEIIITTFIVNIRHFLMSTSLNEKCEEDHLGNKLVYSFGITDETFSVVATKDGTVTTGFMFGVNLIAYASWVIFTGAGHLIGASLPQTLQESMGVALYAMFVGLLVPSMKKSVKVVFLATLAAVFNSIFTLGQVMVQGWAIVTSTILSAVIIELIEVGKAKQRGVKHEE, from the coding sequence TTGACAGATTTTGCAATAGGAAAAGAATCTTCGGAGTTTAAAAAAGGATTACAGGCAGGTATTAGCATAGGAATAGGCTATTTTCCGATTGCATTGACTTTTGGGCTTCTCGCAAAAACAACAGGCCTATCCATTTATGAAGCCATATTAATGAGCATGATTGTCTTTGCTGGTGCATCGCAATATATTTCATTGAGCCTCATCGCATATGGCACAGGGATTGTTGAAATAATCATAACAACCTTCATCGTAAACATTCGCCACTTTCTTATGTCTACATCTTTAAATGAGAAGTGTGAGGAGGACCATCTGGGTAATAAGCTGGTTTACTCGTTTGGAATAACAGATGAGACTTTTTCTGTTGTGGCAACAAAGGATGGAACGGTTACGACTGGATTTATGTTTGGTGTGAATTTAATTGCCTATGCCAGCTGGGTCATTTTCACTGGAGCAGGCCATCTCATTGGTGCGAGTCTTCCGCAAACCCTACAAGAAAGTATGGGAGTGGCCCTATACGCGATGTTTGTCGGTTTGTTGGTACCTTCAATGAAGAAAAGTGTAAAAGTGGTTTTTCTAGCAACACTTGCTGCCGTTTTTAATTCTATTTTTACACTAGGCCAAGTCATGGTACAAGGATGGGCAATTGTGACCTCGACTATTCTTTCTGCTGTTATTATTGAACTAATCGAGGTCGGGAAAGCTAAGCAACGGGGTGTGAAGCATGAAGAGTGA
- a CDS encoding AzlD domain-containing protein: MKSEIIWMIIGMGLVTYIPRMLPFVLFKGKELPPFIQGVLKNVPFATLGALIFPAIFLIQENDIWYGVVGAAAAFLAAFIGANIIVVVLGAITVLSIYSYFL, encoded by the coding sequence ATGAAGAGTGAAATTATTTGGATGATTATCGGAATGGGGTTGGTTACATATATTCCTCGAATGCTGCCCTTTGTTCTGTTCAAAGGAAAGGAATTACCGCCATTTATTCAAGGTGTATTAAAAAACGTCCCTTTTGCGACTTTAGGGGCATTAATTTTTCCAGCAATTTTCTTAATTCAAGAGAATGATATCTGGTATGGAGTCGTTGGTGCAGCTGCCGCCTTCCTTGCTGCATTTATAGGAGCGAATATCATAGTAGTAGTTCTAGGGGCAATTACCGTTTTATCCATATACTCCTATTTTCTCTAA
- a CDS encoding M48 family metallopeptidase, producing MVRKMGVYAVLAYVLYGLFFYWYIFYFADTSLPFEYQGTKADPATFLNGRELMLSEEYSKIRNLLFFLSTPLEWLFYLLILLFGFSKAFKRWAESSSNYKVLQTAIYLIWLSFFAYLATFPLSYISYSLSKTYNISTQTFSSWMKEELIDFWINYGTLMIIVSVLYWLMKKSTKRWWLYGWLLSVPFTIFMMFLQPIIIDPLYNEFSPLKNKELEIKILALAEKAQIPAEHVFEVNMADQTNALNAYVTGIGSNARIVLWDTTLNKLSDNQILFIMAHEIAHYVEKHIYIGIAIYLMLSLVGLYLTYRIMNWAVASWGKELKIADVKDFKSVPLFFMILSMLMFAASPLSNFISRYEETRADRYAINMTQDTEAAITSFQELTKAGLSQVNPPLLVKIFRYSHPSMLDRISMLEEYETNHTK from the coding sequence ATGGTTAGAAAAATGGGTGTCTATGCGGTTTTGGCCTATGTTTTATATGGGTTGTTTTTTTATTGGTATATATTTTACTTTGCTGATACAAGTCTGCCCTTTGAATATCAAGGGACGAAGGCAGATCCTGCTACCTTTTTAAATGGACGGGAATTAATGTTAAGTGAAGAATATTCGAAAATAAGAAACCTGCTATTTTTCTTATCCACTCCACTGGAATGGCTATTTTATTTGCTCATCTTATTATTTGGTTTTTCAAAAGCTTTCAAGCGGTGGGCGGAAAGTTCATCTAATTATAAGGTGCTTCAAACAGCGATTTATCTTATTTGGTTATCTTTTTTCGCTTATTTGGCGACATTCCCATTAAGCTATATTAGTTATTCACTTTCAAAGACGTACAATATCTCAACGCAGACCTTTTCTTCATGGATGAAGGAAGAGTTAATCGACTTCTGGATAAATTATGGAACATTAATGATTATTGTCTCTGTCCTATATTGGCTGATGAAGAAAAGTACGAAGCGATGGTGGCTATATGGCTGGTTATTATCGGTTCCGTTTACTATTTTTATGATGTTTTTACAGCCAATTATCATTGACCCATTATATAATGAATTTTCTCCGTTAAAGAATAAGGAGCTCGAGATAAAAATATTAGCTTTAGCTGAAAAGGCTCAAATTCCTGCAGAACATGTATTTGAAGTAAATATGGCCGATCAGACGAATGCCTTAAATGCCTATGTGACCGGGATTGGCTCTAATGCACGAATTGTTCTTTGGGATACCACGTTAAATAAATTGTCGGATAATCAAATTTTATTTATTATGGCTCATGAAATTGCCCACTATGTTGAAAAACATATCTATATCGGAATTGCTATCTATCTGATGCTCTCGCTTGTCGGTTTATATTTAACCTATCGAATCATGAATTGGGCTGTAGCAAGCTGGGGAAAAGAACTGAAAATAGCAGACGTGAAGGATTTTAAATCAGTGCCATTATTTTTTATGATCCTTTCGATGCTGATGTTTGCTGCCAGTCCGCTTTCGAACTTTATTTCACGCTATGAAGAGACCAGGGCAGATCGATATGCAATTAACATGACCCAAGATACAGAAGCTGCGATAACATCCTTCCAGGAACTAACGAAAGCGGGTTTAAGTCAGGTTAATCCGCCATTATTGGTTAAGATTTTTCGCTATAGTCATCCGTCTATGCTAGATCGTATTTCCATGCTGGAAGAATATGAAACCAATCACACGAAGTAA
- a CDS encoding IDEAL domain-containing protein, whose protein sequence is MNEKSYTELMKIGAMNRQRKENYVQDLYIDMLLSEIQLTVQKEKLLKKIDSAIDQRDQKCFFHLSKQLTDLNKRFGT, encoded by the coding sequence ATGAATGAAAAATCATACACGGAATTAATGAAAATTGGTGCCATGAACCGTCAAAGGAAAGAAAACTACGTCCAGGATTTATACATTGATATGCTCTTATCAGAAATCCAACTAACCGTTCAAAAGGAAAAATTATTAAAGAAAATTGATTCTGCCATTGATCAGCGTGATCAGAAATGTTTTTTCCATCTGTCTAAACAGCTCACAGACCTAAACAAGCGCTTCGGAACTTAA
- a CDS encoding competence protein ComK has translation MKQRQIEEYEVNPFTLFIKPKRYGNKVYSQIIEVEDEFLSPLKPLDIIKNSCFGSDYEGCRKGSMLLINAKHKIPIAIDPTNNLFFFPTASPNREECIWISLDHIKDLLRISPKETLIIFRNKQSYIIPVAYSTIQNQISHTATLKWKLMQRIEYNQKKSFYLMNRPLALEASEKSPKYGKNSKSEE, from the coding sequence TTGAAGCAGAGACAAATAGAAGAATATGAAGTGAATCCTTTTACGTTGTTTATTAAACCTAAGAGGTATGGAAATAAAGTTTATTCCCAAATTATTGAAGTTGAAGATGAATTTTTATCCCCTTTAAAACCGCTTGATATCATCAAAAATAGCTGTTTCGGTAGCGACTATGAAGGCTGCAGAAAAGGTTCAATGCTGTTAATTAATGCCAAACACAAAATTCCCATTGCCATCGACCCTACCAACAACCTTTTTTTCTTTCCTACTGCATCACCGAATCGTGAGGAGTGTATTTGGATTTCACTTGATCATATCAAGGACCTGCTCCGCATTTCTCCTAAAGAAACATTGATTATTTTTCGTAATAAACAGTCCTATATAATCCCTGTTGCATATAGTACCATTCAAAATCAAATATCACATACAGCAACATTAAAATGGAAACTCATGCAAAGAATTGAATACAATCAAAAAAAGTCATTTTATTTGATGAACAGGCCTTTGGCATTGGAGGCATCTGAAAAGTCTCCAAAGTATGGTAAAAATAGTAAAAGTGAAGAATAA
- a CDS encoding LCP family protein has translation MRSEKHKKKKRKWTSVLLVLFVLVGGIAGYSYFQYKQGINQSNKKINQDNENGVTEQVYTFNGKKDQYGATNILLLGSDTRGEKDARADTIMIAHYNEDKGTYKLTSIMRDSYVDIPGHGSHKINQAFRLGGPELMRKTIKENFDIDLQYFTIVDFEGFVQLIDEAFPNGVEINVEKKMEEMIGVTLEPGLQRLNGEEMLGFVRFRQDAVGDFGRVKRQQQALQAIGDQLSGIQTLPKLPKLIGVVTPYVNTNMNTGDILFMAKDFFSKDRGVVETFRIPVQDSYKDTRITGEGLVLEIDLEQNKEAFHQFMTQ, from the coding sequence ATGAGATCTGAAAAGCATAAAAAAAAGAAAAGAAAATGGACTTCTGTATTACTTGTATTATTTGTACTAGTTGGTGGTATCGCAGGCTATTCTTATTTTCAATATAAGCAGGGTATAAACCAATCAAATAAAAAAATTAATCAAGATAATGAAAATGGTGTAACTGAACAGGTATATACTTTTAATGGAAAAAAAGATCAGTATGGTGCGACTAACATTCTTTTATTAGGCAGCGATACTCGTGGAGAGAAAGATGCACGTGCCGATACAATCATGATTGCTCATTATAATGAAGATAAAGGGACCTATAAATTGACTTCGATTATGAGGGATAGTTATGTTGATATTCCAGGTCATGGGAGTCATAAGATTAACCAGGCATTTAGGCTTGGCGGACCTGAGCTTATGAGAAAAACCATAAAGGAAAACTTCGATATTGATCTCCAGTACTTTACGATTGTAGACTTTGAAGGCTTTGTTCAATTAATAGATGAAGCTTTTCCAAATGGAGTTGAAATAAATGTTGAGAAAAAAATGGAGGAAATGATTGGTGTGACATTAGAGCCAGGACTGCAAAGGTTAAATGGTGAGGAAATGCTCGGCTTTGTCCGTTTTCGCCAGGATGCTGTTGGAGATTTTGGTCGTGTGAAGCGCCAGCAACAAGCATTACAGGCGATTGGGGATCAGCTTTCAGGAATACAGACGCTACCGAAACTGCCTAAATTAATTGGTGTGGTCACACCTTATGTCAATACAAATATGAATACCGGAGATATCTTATTTATGGCGAAAGATTTCTTTTCAAAAGACAGAGGTGTAGTGGAGACGTTTAGAATACCCGTCCAAGATAGCTATAAAGACACACGAATAACAGGCGAAGGTCTTGTTTTGGAAATAGATTTGGAACAGAATAAAGAGGCTTTCCATCAATTTATGACACAATAG
- a CDS encoding TVP38/TMEM64 family protein, which produces MDFEAFKEWFTLENIMSLIQEYRSFGPIPGILLPMIEAFLPFLPLVIFVLANASAFGLWLGFLYSWLGSCIGALLLFLLIRRFGQKRIFSFLSKHPKVRKLMDWVDKRGFGPLFLLLCFPFTPSVVVNIVAGLSKISIYQYLLAVSIGKMVMIFTVSFVGYDIRSLVSQPYRTAIVFAIIFILWYVGKRIEVRLNKAIENDDNEKIDRGKLLEKRRSLNED; this is translated from the coding sequence ATGGACTTTGAAGCATTCAAGGAATGGTTTACACTTGAAAATATTATGAGTTTAATTCAAGAATACCGGTCCTTTGGCCCAATCCCAGGAATTTTGCTGCCGATGATTGAAGCGTTTTTACCGTTTCTGCCATTAGTCATATTTGTATTGGCCAATGCAAGTGCTTTTGGATTATGGTTAGGATTTTTATATTCTTGGTTGGGTTCCTGTATAGGGGCACTGCTGCTGTTTTTACTAATTAGGAGATTTGGTCAAAAGCGAATCTTTTCCTTTCTATCAAAACATCCTAAAGTACGAAAGTTGATGGATTGGGTAGACAAACGTGGGTTTGGGCCACTGTTCTTGCTGCTTTGCTTCCCATTTACCCCTTCTGTCGTAGTAAACATAGTGGCAGGCCTTTCAAAAATAAGCATCTATCAATACCTGCTGGCAGTATCAATCGGAAAAATGGTGATGATTTTTACTGTCAGTTTTGTGGGCTATGATATTCGTTCACTGGTATCCCAGCCCTATCGTACAGCAATTGTTTTTGCAATAATTTTTATTCTTTGGTATGTTGGCAAAAGAATTGAAGTAAGATTGAATAAAGCAATAGAAAATGACGATAATGAAAAAATAGATAGAGGTAAACTATTGGAGAAGAGGAGGAGCCTCAATGAAGATTGA
- the lepB gene encoding signal peptidase I — translation MKIEWKKEGIEWIKAFAIGIIIFAFIRAFFFSNYIVEGESMMPTLQEGNKLVVNKLGYHIGDLNRFDVIVFHANEKEDFVKRIIGLPGDKIEFRNDQLYINGKKYQESFLTVYKKDTPGIKLTEDFSLKDKTGENTVPEGKLFVMGDNRLGSWDSRHFGFISASQVVGKVDLRYWPLKEMDVDF, via the coding sequence ATGAAGATTGAATGGAAAAAGGAAGGAATTGAATGGATTAAAGCTTTTGCCATCGGAATTATCATTTTTGCATTTATTCGCGCATTTTTCTTTTCTAATTATATTGTCGAGGGAGAATCGATGATGCCAACACTTCAGGAAGGAAATAAGCTGGTAGTCAATAAATTAGGCTACCATATTGGGGACCTTAACCGTTTTGATGTCATTGTCTTCCATGCCAATGAAAAAGAGGATTTTGTCAAACGAATCATAGGCTTACCAGGAGATAAAATTGAATTTAGAAATGACCAATTATATATAAACGGAAAAAAGTATCAGGAATCATTCTTAACCGTTTATAAGAAGGATACACCGGGAATTAAGTTAACAGAAGATTTTAGCTTAAAGGATAAAACAGGTGAAAATACGGTGCCTGAAGGGAAGTTATTTGTAATGGGGGATAATCGCCTTGGTAGCTGGGATAGTCGTCACTTTGGCTTTATTTCTGCTAGTCAAGTCGTCGGAAAAGTCGACCTCCGTTATTGGCCGCTTAAAGAAATGGATGTAGACTTTTAA
- the addB gene encoding helicase-exonuclease AddAB subunit AddB: MPLRLITGRSGSGKTTMCLNEIRDILSENPEGTPILYIVPEQMTFLSEYRLSTDSVLGGMIRAQVYSFSRLAWRILQETGGISRYHLSSVGMSMLISKIIEDQKDQLKLFQRAADKNGFIKQVEQMITEFKRYCIRPEELIQESLATSGNDDSAAKALKDKLNDLEVIYTHFEQEVFGKYIDAEDYFQLLSEKVASSAYLREAEIYIDGFYSFTPQEYRVIKELMKHCKKVTISLTADRLIYESVPDELDLFRLSGEAYFSIYVMAKAEGIEIEQPIRLSEQEKWTHPSLRHLEEKFDTRPAVPFHGQPSIHIGQAVNRRAEIEGIAREVRQLVRTKGYRYRDIALLIRNGGDYHDTLEPVFNDYQIPYFIDQKRTMLNHPLIELIRSSLEVINSFWRYEPVFRVIKTELLFPLEENSDRMREKMDKLENYVLALGIKGSKWTKKDRWSYRRIRGLEMEVNVQTDAEKEIEQELNELRIMVTAPILRLSRRLKKADTGRKLCEAIYLYLEELDIASKLENWKIAAEIKGNLVRMREHDQVWNAVIELLDQYVEILGEEKVSLKSFSVILEAGFESLHFSLIPPALDQVLIGDLEKSRLTDIKATFVVGVNEGVLPAKIAEEGILADEEREQLLSAGITVAPSSRTRLLDENFLAYKALTTPSEILYVSYPLANDEGKALIPSSYIKRLKDLFPDIAEHYYVTDPAELAEDDQLDFVTNYRTTMSYLTAQLQLKKRNYPISDLWWDVYNFYIESMWKPQAGKILSSLFYSNKTMQLSKDVADELYGETIQASVSRMELFNGCAFAHFAQHGLKLRERQVFRLEAPDIGELFHAALKHISDIVNERKISWAELSKQQCEELSREAVSALAPKLQNEILLSSERHHYIKRKLEQIITRASLVLSEHAKASGFSPVGLELGFGKNGVLPPLTFSLRSGKRMELSGRIDRVDQAKTENDSTYLRVIDYKSSEKDVNLTEVYYGLALQMLTYLDIVITHSKELVEMKASPAGVLYFHVHNPLITSKKLLSADEIEKEIMKKFKMNGLMLGDQNVIQLMDQTLESGDSQIISAGIKKDGNLTKKSKVASIAEFEDLRTYVRHLYQKTGDAIVDGRVEIDPYKLKDKKPCTFCAYKSVCQIDESLDNEYRILTPKSNETVFDLIRKEAVKNE, encoded by the coding sequence ATGCCTTTAAGATTGATAACAGGAAGATCGGGCAGTGGAAAAACGACTATGTGTCTGAATGAAATACGAGACATCTTATCTGAAAATCCAGAAGGAACACCGATTCTTTATATCGTCCCAGAGCAGATGACGTTTTTATCAGAATATCGCTTATCAACTGACTCGGTGCTAGGCGGAATGATTCGTGCGCAAGTATATAGCTTTTCACGGTTAGCATGGCGTATCCTCCAAGAGACTGGCGGCATCAGTCGCTACCATTTAAGCAGTGTCGGGATGAGTATGCTAATCAGTAAGATAATAGAAGACCAAAAAGACCAGTTAAAATTATTCCAGCGAGCCGCAGATAAGAATGGATTTATAAAGCAAGTAGAACAGATGATTACCGAATTTAAGCGCTATTGCATTCGCCCAGAAGAACTAATACAAGAATCATTAGCAACCAGTGGAAATGATGATTCAGCTGCAAAAGCGCTAAAAGATAAATTAAATGATTTGGAAGTTATTTATACTCATTTTGAACAAGAAGTCTTTGGTAAATATATTGATGCCGAGGACTATTTTCAATTGCTTTCCGAAAAGGTGGCTTCTTCGGCGTATTTAAGAGAAGCAGAAATTTATATTGATGGGTTTTATAGTTTTACCCCTCAAGAATATAGGGTGATAAAGGAATTAATGAAGCATTGCAAAAAAGTAACTATTTCTTTGACAGCCGATCGATTAATCTATGAATCTGTTCCAGATGAGCTTGATTTGTTTAGATTATCTGGAGAGGCTTATTTTTCTATTTATGTAATGGCAAAAGCAGAAGGAATTGAAATAGAGCAGCCCATTCGATTATCCGAGCAAGAAAAATGGACTCATCCTTCTTTACGTCATTTAGAAGAAAAGTTTGATACCCGACCAGCCGTGCCTTTTCATGGACAGCCATCCATCCATATTGGTCAAGCTGTTAATCGAAGAGCGGAGATTGAAGGAATTGCGCGTGAAGTTCGTCAGTTAGTGCGAACAAAGGGGTATCGATACCGTGATATAGCATTATTGATTCGAAATGGTGGGGATTATCATGACACGCTAGAGCCCGTATTTAATGATTATCAAATTCCCTATTTTATTGATCAAAAAAGAACAATGCTTAATCACCCCTTGATAGAATTGATTCGCTCGAGTCTTGAAGTAATTAATTCTTTTTGGCGATATGAGCCAGTCTTCAGGGTAATTAAAACAGAATTATTATTTCCGCTAGAGGAAAACTCTGATAGAATGCGCGAGAAGATGGATAAACTTGAGAACTATGTGCTTGCCCTGGGAATAAAGGGGAGCAAATGGACAAAAAAGGATCGTTGGAGCTATCGTCGAATAAGAGGTCTGGAAATGGAAGTAAATGTTCAGACTGACGCTGAAAAAGAGATAGAGCAAGAACTGAATGAGTTAAGAATCATGGTAACGGCACCCATTTTGCGCCTATCCAGACGTTTAAAAAAGGCTGATACGGGTCGGAAACTATGTGAAGCCATTTATTTGTATTTAGAAGAATTAGATATCGCTTCAAAACTAGAAAACTGGAAAATAGCTGCCGAGATAAAGGGAAATCTTGTTAGAATGCGTGAGCATGACCAGGTATGGAATGCGGTAATTGAACTGTTAGACCAGTATGTAGAAATCTTAGGGGAAGAGAAGGTCTCTCTTAAGTCCTTCTCAGTTATTTTAGAAGCAGGATTTGAATCGCTCCACTTTTCGCTTATTCCGCCAGCACTTGATCAGGTATTAATTGGTGATTTAGAAAAATCAAGATTAACGGATATTAAAGCAACCTTTGTTGTAGGTGTTAATGAAGGGGTTTTGCCAGCCAAAATTGCCGAAGAGGGAATATTAGCTGATGAGGAGCGCGAACAGCTGTTATCAGCAGGAATAACAGTAGCCCCAAGCAGCAGGACTCGACTATTAGATGAGAATTTTCTTGCTTATAAGGCATTAACAACTCCTTCAGAGATTCTTTATGTGAGTTACCCGCTAGCTAATGATGAAGGTAAAGCATTGATTCCTTCCTCCTATATTAAGAGATTAAAGGATTTATTTCCTGACATTGCAGAACATTATTATGTCACAGATCCTGCTGAGCTAGCAGAAGATGATCAGCTAGATTTTGTAACAAATTACCGGACAACCATGTCTTACCTAACTGCTCAGCTTCAGTTGAAAAAACGGAATTACCCGATATCTGATCTGTGGTGGGATGTTTATAATTTTTATATAGAAAGCATGTGGAAGCCACAGGCAGGAAAAATACTCTCAAGTCTCTTCTATTCGAATAAAACGATGCAGCTCTCAAAAGATGTTGCAGATGAATTGTACGGAGAGACGATTCAGGCTAGTGTTTCGAGAATGGAGCTATTTAATGGCTGTGCCTTTGCTCATTTTGCTCAGCATGGGCTAAAGCTTCGCGAACGACAGGTTTTTCGCCTCGAAGCCCCAGACATTGGCGAGTTATTCCATGCAGCCTTAAAGCATATTTCCGATATTGTAAATGAGAGAAAGATTTCCTGGGCAGAGTTATCTAAACAGCAATGCGAAGAGTTATCTAGAGAAGCCGTCAGTGCCTTAGCACCAAAATTGCAAAATGAAATTTTACTAAGCTCTGAACGCCATCATTATATTAAACGCAAGTTAGAGCAAATCATTACCAGGGCATCATTGGTATTAAGTGAGCACGCGAAAGCAAGCGGCTTTTCTCCAGTGGGGTTAGAACTTGGATTTGGAAAAAACGGCGTGCTCCCTCCTCTTACGTTCTCATTGAGAAGTGGAAAGAGGATGGAACTATCAGGAAGGATTGATAGGGTCGATCAGGCAAAGACAGAAAATGATAGTACCTATTTACGAGTTATAGATTATAAATCAAGTGAAAAGGATGTTAATCTGACCGAAGTATACTATGGACTTGCCTTGCAAATGTTAACCTACCTAGATATCGTGATAACCCATTCAAAGGAACTTGTTGAGATGAAGGCGAGTCCTGCTGGTGTTCTTTATTTTCATGTTCATAATCCGCTTATTACCTCGAAGAAGTTACTTTCGGCCGATGAGATAGAAAAAGAGATTATGAAAAAATTCAAAATGAATGGTTTAATGCTTGGTGACCAAAATGTAATCCAGCTAATGGATCAAACACTGGAATCCGGTGATTCACAAATTATTTCGGCAGGAATAAAAAAAGACGGCAATTTAACCAAGAAATCAAAAGTGGCGAGTATAGCTGAATTTGAAGACCTTAGGACTTACGTCCGCCATTTGTATCAGAAGACAGGGGATGCAATTGTTGACGGTCGTGTAGAAATTGATCCATATAAACTAAAAGATAAGAAGCCTTGCACGTTTTGTGCGTATAAATCTGTTTGCCAAATAGATGAATCACTCGATAACGAGTACCGAATCCTGACACCAAAATCGAATGAAACAGTCTTCGATTTAATCAGAAAGGAGGCTGTAAAGAATGAGTAG